ACGGTGAGCACCACGGCCAGTGCGATCAGGGCGATCACCCACTGCGGGATGTCGGAGAACATGCCCCAGTAGTGGGTGTAGGTGGCGACGGCGGTGATGTCGGCGATGCCGGTGGTCGCCCAGTTGAGGAAGTACATCCAGCCGGCGGTGTAGGCGCCCTTCTCCCCCATGAACTCACGGGCGTAGGAGACGAAGGCGCCGGAGGAGGGCCGGTACAGCACGAGTTCGCCGAGGGCGCGCACGACGAGGAAGGCGAAGAGGCCGCAGACCGCGTAGGCGATGAAGAGGGACGGGCCGGCGTCGGCGAGGCGGCCGCCGGCGCCGAGGAAGAGGCCGGTGCCGATGGCTCCGCCGATGGCGATCATGTTGACATGCCGGGACTTCAGGGACTTGCTGTAGCCCGCGTCTCCGGCATCGACATGGGTGGAACGTTTCTGCACCTCGTCGTGCAGGGACTGCTCGCTCACGCCTCGGTTCCGCCTTCCGTGGGGGTGTCCGTGCGCGACGAACGCACGATGTCGGTGAGGGTCGTCTCGACGCGGTCGAGGTGATGGGCCATGGCCTCCACCGCGTCGGTCTCGGAACCGTCCATCAGCGCCTCGACGATCGCCCGGTGCTCTCGGTTGGACTGCTCGCGGCGGCCGCCCAGTTCGTTGAGGAAGGCGGACTGGCGGGCCAGCGCGTCCCGGATCTCCTCGATGACCCGGCGGAAGACCGGGTTCTGGGCGGCCTCGGCCACGCCGAGATGGAACAGCGTGTCCATCGCGACCCAGGCGGTGGTGTCCGTCTCTCGCTCCATCCGGTCCAGCAGGTGGGCCAGGTGGTCGAGGTTCTCCGGGGTGCGGCGCCGGGCCGCGTACCCGGCGACCGGGATCTCGACGTGGCGGCGCACCTCCAGCAGGTCGCTGGCCGCGTAGTCGCCGAAGGTGGGGTCCTCGACGGTATTGGCGACGACGAAGGTGCCCTTGCCGGTCCGGGACACGGTCAGGCCCATGGTCTGCAGCGCCCGCAGCGCCTCGCGCAGCACGGGCCGCGAGACCTCCAGCGTGCGGCACAGCTCCGCCTCGGAGGGCAGCTTGTCGCCGACGGCGTACTCGCCTCGCTCGATGGCGCCGCGCAGGTACGCCAGCACCGCTTCCATGGCACTGACCCGTCGCACGGGCTGTCCGGCTGTCCGGCTGTCTGACAGGTTCACGAGGGAGATACTCCGGGCGACGAGGGGCGCTGTCAAGGGGGCCAGGGAGACCGCGCTCCACAGGGGCGCGGGAGCGGCGCGACCGGCCACGAAGGCGCCGCGGACGAACGACGGCGCCTCCCGGCGGTGCGCTCAGCCGCTGAGCACTCCTGCTCCGAGCAGGCCGAACAGCAGCACTCCCACGACGATCCGGTAGATCACGAAGGCGTTGAAGGAGTGCTTGGCGACGAACTTCAGCAGCCAGGCGATGGAGGCGTAGGCCACGACGAACGACACGGCCGTGCCGACGGCGAGCGGGGCGGCACCCACTCCGGTGCCCAGGGCGTCCTTGAGCTCGTAGAGGCCGGCCCCGGTGAGTGCGGGGATGCCGAGGAAGAAGGAGAGCCGGGTGGCGGCGACGCGGTCCAGGTCGAGGATCAGCGCGGTGGACATGGTGGCGCCGGAGCGGGAGAAGCCGGGGAAGAGCAGGGCGAGGATCTGGGAGCCGCCGACCAGCATCGCGTCCTTGAACGAGGTGTCGTCCTCACCGCGCTTGTGCCGCCCCATCTGGTCCGCCGCCCACATCACGCCGCTGCCGACGATCAGCGAGCCGGCGACCACCCACAGCGAGGCGAGCGGGCCCTCGATGAGCGGCTTGGCGGCGAGTCCGACGGCGACGATCGGGATGGTCGCGCAGATGACCCACCAGGCGAACTTGTAGTCGTGGTGGTACCGCTCCTCGCGGTCGCGCAGGCCCCTCCCCCAGGCGGAGACGATCCGCACGATGTCCTTGAAGAAGTACACGAGCACCGCGGCGATCGCGCCGACCTGGATGACGGCCGAGAACCCGACCACGGCGTGGTCGTCGACGGGGATGCCCATCAGCCCCTCGACGATCTTCAGATGGCCGGTGGAGGAGACGGGCAGGAACTCGGTCACCCCCTCGACGACTCCGAGGACGACGGCCTGACCGAGGCTGATGACGCTCATGGGATCCAGTTCTGCTCGAGGGAGGCGGGGAGCGGAGTGGACAGTCCTACTACACGTGGGCGAGGACGACTCTCACCCGCGCGGCTCACCCGCACCCCCGCGGACGCGCCTCACATGCGCGCGAGCGCCGCCCCCGCGAACGCCGCCCCGAGACCGGCCACGACAGTCGCCGCCACGTTGACGGCCGCCTGGCGGCGAGCCCCGGTCTCGGCCAGCCGCAGCGTCTCGTAGGAGAACGTCGAGTAGGTCGTCAGGGCGCCGCACAGACCGGTGCCGAGCAGCAGTTGCAGGTGAGTGGCGGCACCGGTGAGCAGACCGAGGATCAGGGAGCCGGTGACGTTCACCGTGAAGGTGCCCCAGGGGAAGACCGAGTCGTGCCGCGCCTGGACCGCCCGGTCGGTGAGGTAGCGCAGCGGGGCGCCGACCAGCGCGCCACCGACGACCATCAGCCAGTTCACAACCACTTCTTACCCTTCGTGCCCGTTGTGCCGGGATCGTCCCCGCGTCCGGCGTACCGGATCACCTCGCAGTCCTCGAGGGTCACGAGCCCCTCGGTGACGATGTCGTCCAGCTGCGGGAGGAACGCGCGGACGCGTGGCTCGGTGTCGACGATCACCACGGCGATCGGCAGGTCCTCGCTCAGCGACAGCAACCGCGCGGTGTGGATCAGGGAGGACGCGCCGAAGCCCTCGATGCCGCGGAAGACGCTGGCACCGGCGAGGCCCGCCGCATGGGCCCGGTGGACGATCTCCGAGTAGAGGGGCTTGTGGTGCCAGGTGTCGCTCTCGCCGAGGAAAACGGTCAGGCGCAGGGCCCTGCCGGTCAGCCTGGTCATCGTCGTCTCCCTGTCAGGACGCGGCGGGTCGTCCCGGCCGCGAGCCACACCGCTGCGAGCGCCGTGAGCGGGGTGGCGGCGAGGTAGGCCAGAGCGGTGCCGGTACGGCCGCCGTCGAGGAGGTTGTGGATGTCGACGGCGTACGTCGAGAAGGTCGTGAAGCCGCCGAGGACGCCGGTGCCGAAGAAGGGGCGGACGAGCGGGTGGGCGGTCCGGATCTCGGTGATGACCACCATGAACACGCCGATCACGGCGCAGCCGGCGATGTTGACCCAGAGGGTCCACCAGGGGAAACCGCCCGGGGACGTGGGCCACCAGAGGGAGGCGGCGTACCGGGCGGCCGCACCCACTCCCCCGCCGAGCGACACGACCGCGACGACGGGCGCCTGGGCACGCCAGGAGGGCGGGCGGGGGGTGGCTGCCGGAACGCGGAGGCTTTCAGGGGCTGTCATGTGGTGGTACGTCTCCTACTCGCCGGGGCCCGGGGTCGTGCGGGCGCGTGCCGTCGCAAGTAGGGACCGTTGGCGGCGTCGCTGCCGCGGTTCGGGTACGGCGGGCCCCACCGCCGCGCCGCGAGAGGTCGCGGCCGGGGTTCAGG
This is a stretch of genomic DNA from Streptomyces hawaiiensis. It encodes these proteins:
- a CDS encoding FadR/GntR family transcriptional regulator, with translation MEAVLAYLRGAIERGEYAVGDKLPSEAELCRTLEVSRPVLREALRALQTMGLTVSRTGKGTFVVANTVEDPTFGDYAASDLLEVRRHVEIPVAGYAARRRTPENLDHLAHLLDRMERETDTTAWVAMDTLFHLGVAEAAQNPVFRRVIEEIRDALARQSAFLNELGGRREQSNREHRAIVEALMDGSETDAVEAMAHHLDRVETTLTDIVRSSRTDTPTEGGTEA
- a CDS encoding undecaprenyl-diphosphate phosphatase; amino-acid sequence: MSVISLGQAVVLGVVEGVTEFLPVSSTGHLKIVEGLMGIPVDDHAVVGFSAVIQVGAIAAVLVYFFKDIVRIVSAWGRGLRDREERYHHDYKFAWWVICATIPIVAVGLAAKPLIEGPLASLWVVAGSLIVGSGVMWAADQMGRHKRGEDDTSFKDAMLVGGSQILALLFPGFSRSGATMSTALILDLDRVAATRLSFFLGIPALTGAGLYELKDALGTGVGAAPLAVGTAVSFVVAYASIAWLLKFVAKHSFNAFVIYRIVVGVLLFGLLGAGVLSG
- a CDS encoding fluoride efflux transporter FluC, producing the protein MNWLMVVGGALVGAPLRYLTDRAVQARHDSVFPWGTFTVNVTGSLILGLLTGAATHLQLLLGTGLCGALTTYSTFSYETLRLAETGARRQAAVNVAATVVAGLGAAFAGAALARM
- a CDS encoding DUF190 domain-containing protein, coding for MTRLTGRALRLTVFLGESDTWHHKPLYSEIVHRAHAAGLAGASVFRGIEGFGASSLIHTARLLSLSEDLPIAVVIVDTEPRVRAFLPQLDDIVTEGLVTLEDCEVIRYAGRGDDPGTTGTKGKKWL
- the crcB gene encoding fluoride efflux transporter CrcB, translated to MTAPESLRVPAATPRPPSWRAQAPVVAVVSLGGGVGAAARYAASLWWPTSPGGFPWWTLWVNIAGCAVIGVFMVVITEIRTAHPLVRPFFGTGVLGGFTTFSTYAVDIHNLLDGGRTGTALAYLAATPLTALAAVWLAAGTTRRVLTGRRR